A DNA window from Drosophila sechellia strain sech25 chromosome X, ASM438219v1, whole genome shotgun sequence contains the following coding sequences:
- the LOC6616139 gene encoding uncharacterized protein LOC6616139 — MSKKYPNPVTKHFIYSDRTRKSTCKRCHFDMAGRHSENLMRHLKRKHEDAYKTVLDEKGEIRAALAQQQANKDAVNPTKKVLSSKCQYPLTRKKTFITEDDDSQLSAMETMVMVNGEQTGDVDNKNNATDSQFEGVFIGKSEIPDEEYQWKNSANMELTTSESSVCVAPTSTTARAKSPGRAASSAALDNSSGDEDYFLRYLGSKLGKYSARTKNTVQFHINRILYKADMGHFEETDSRTGDADDASP; from the exons ATGTCTAAAAAGTACCCGAACCCAGTGACCAAGCACTTCATCTACAGCGATAGGACGCGGAAGAGTACCTGCAAAAGGTGCCACTTCGACATGGCAGGTCGCCACTCCGAGAATCTGATGCGGCACCTGAAACGCAAGCACGAGGATGCCTACAAAACTGTTCTGGACGAGAAGGGAGAAATCCGTGCGGCACTTGCCCAGCAGCAGGCCAACAAAGACGCAGTCAATCCGACGAAGAAAGTCCTGTCATCTAAGTGCCAATATCCATTGACACGAAAGAAGACTTTCATTACCGAG GACGACGACTCCCAGCTTAGTGCCATGGAAACCATGGTGATGGTGAATGGTGAACAGACCGGGGACGTGGATAACAAGAACAACGCTACAGATAGTCAGTTCGAGGGCGTTTTTATTGGGAAATCGGAGATACCTGACGAGGAGTATCAGTGGAAAAACTCCGCAAACATGGAACTGACTACAAGCGAATCCAGCGTCTGTGTGGCCCCCACTTCCACCACTGCTCGTGCCAAGTCTCCAGGTAGAGCCGCATCTTCGGCTGCTTTAGACAATTCTTCAGGCGACGAGGACTACTTCCTCCGCTATCTCGGCAGCAAATTGGGCAAATACTCCGCGCGCACGAAGAACACAGTCCAGTttcatattaatcgcatcctgTACAAGGCGGACATGGGTCACTTTGAAGAAACAGATTCCAGGACGGGCGATGCCGACGACGCCTCCCCGTAG